In Burkholderia gladioli, a genomic segment contains:
- a CDS encoding Glu/Leu/Phe/Val family dehydrogenase: MSSQPQSTSPVQSVPSYLNAEALGPWGNYLQQVDRVAPYLGSLSRWLETLKRPKRILVVDVPIELDNGTVAHFEGYRVQHNVSRGPGKGGVRYHQDVTLSEVMALSAWMSVKNAAVNVPYGGAKGGIRVDPRKLSRGELERMTRRYTSEIGIIIGPNTDIPAPDVNTNEQVMAWMMDTYSMNQGLTATGVVTGKPISLGGSLGRREATGRGVFVVGCEAAQKKGVEIKGARIAVQGFGNVGGIAGKLFQEAGAKVVAVQDHTGSIYQPAGLDAVKLLDHVARTGGVAGFEGAEPMANDEFWTVETEILIPAALENQITEKNAGKIRTKIVVEGANGPTTTAADDILTANGTLVIPDVIANAGGVTVSYFEWVQDFSSFFWTEDEINQRLERVMREAFAGVWSVAEEHKVSVRTAAFIVACKRILMAREMRGLYP; the protein is encoded by the coding sequence ATGTCTTCGCAACCGCAGTCCACGTCCCCCGTGCAATCCGTGCCGTCCTACCTGAACGCCGAGGCGCTCGGTCCCTGGGGCAACTACCTGCAGCAGGTCGATCGCGTCGCGCCGTACCTCGGCTCGCTGTCGCGCTGGCTCGAAACCCTCAAGCGCCCGAAGCGCATCCTGGTGGTCGACGTGCCGATCGAGCTCGATAACGGCACGGTCGCCCACTTCGAGGGCTACCGCGTGCAGCACAACGTCTCGCGCGGCCCGGGCAAGGGCGGCGTGCGCTACCACCAGGACGTGACGCTGTCGGAAGTGATGGCCCTGTCGGCCTGGATGTCGGTCAAGAACGCGGCCGTCAACGTGCCGTACGGCGGCGCCAAGGGCGGCATCCGCGTCGACCCGCGCAAGCTTTCGCGCGGCGAGCTCGAGCGCATGACGCGCCGCTACACCAGCGAGATCGGCATCATCATCGGGCCGAACACCGACATCCCGGCGCCCGACGTCAACACCAACGAACAGGTGATGGCGTGGATGATGGACACCTATTCGATGAACCAGGGCCTGACCGCCACCGGCGTGGTGACGGGCAAGCCGATCTCGCTCGGCGGCTCGCTCGGCCGTCGCGAGGCGACCGGCCGCGGCGTGTTCGTGGTCGGCTGCGAGGCCGCCCAGAAGAAGGGCGTCGAGATCAAGGGCGCGCGCATCGCGGTGCAGGGCTTCGGCAACGTCGGCGGGATCGCCGGCAAGCTTTTCCAGGAAGCCGGCGCGAAGGTGGTGGCGGTGCAGGATCACACCGGCTCGATCTACCAGCCGGCGGGCCTGGACGCGGTCAAGCTGCTCGACCACGTGGCGCGCACCGGCGGCGTGGCGGGCTTCGAGGGCGCCGAGCCGATGGCCAACGACGAGTTCTGGACCGTCGAGACCGAGATCCTGATCCCGGCCGCGCTGGAAAATCAGATCACCGAGAAGAACGCGGGCAAGATCCGCACCAAGATCGTGGTGGAAGGCGCGAACGGCCCGACCACCACGGCCGCCGACGACATCCTCACGGCCAACGGCACGCTGGTGATCCCCGACGTGATCGCCAATGCCGGCGGCGTGACGGTTTCGTACTTCGAGTGGGTGCAGGATTTCTCCAGCTTCTTCTGGACCGAGGACGAGATCAACCAGCGCCTCGAGCGCGTGATGCGCGAAGCCTTCGCCGGCGTGTGGTCGGTGGCGGAAGAGCACAAGGTGTCGGTGCGTACCGCGGCCTTCATCGTGGCCTGCAAGCGCATCCTGATGGCGCGCGAAATGCGCGGTCTGTACCCCTGA
- a CDS encoding glutamate/aspartate ABC transporter substrate-binding protein: MNFNKALLLAAALATFAGGAMAQETGTLKKIKDTGVIALGHRESSIPFSYYDQNQKVVGYARDFQMKVVDAVKKKLNLPNLQIKDIPVTSQNRIPLVQNGTVDIECGSTTNNLERQKQAAFSTTYFVIGTRLMTSKDSGIKDFADLKGKTVVTTAGTTSERLLRAMNNDKQMGMSIISAKDHGESFQTLETGRAVAFMMDDALLAGERAKAKKPDNWVIVGTPQSEEAYGCMMRKDDPAFKAVVDGAITELEKSGEAAKLYTTWFEKPIPPKGLNLNFPLSDSMKKLYANPNDKALD, encoded by the coding sequence ATGAATTTCAATAAAGCGCTGCTGCTGGCCGCCGCTCTCGCCACGTTTGCCGGCGGCGCCATGGCGCAGGAAACGGGAACGCTGAAGAAGATCAAGGACACCGGCGTGATTGCGCTCGGCCATCGCGAGTCGTCGATCCCGTTTTCGTACTACGACCAGAACCAGAAGGTGGTCGGCTACGCGCGTGACTTCCAGATGAAGGTCGTCGACGCGGTCAAGAAGAAGCTGAACCTGCCCAACCTGCAGATCAAGGACATTCCCGTCACCTCGCAGAACCGCATCCCGCTGGTGCAGAACGGCACCGTCGACATCGAATGCGGCTCGACCACCAACAACCTCGAGCGCCAGAAGCAGGCTGCCTTCTCGACCACCTACTTCGTGATCGGCACGCGCCTGATGACGTCCAAGGATTCGGGCATCAAGGACTTCGCCGACCTGAAGGGCAAGACCGTGGTGACCACCGCCGGCACCACCTCCGAGCGTCTGCTGCGCGCGATGAACAACGACAAGCAGATGGGCATGAGCATCATCAGCGCGAAGGATCACGGCGAATCGTTCCAGACGCTGGAGACGGGCCGCGCGGTCGCGTTCATGATGGATGACGCGCTGCTGGCCGGCGAACGCGCCAAGGCGAAGAAGCCCGACAACTGGGTGATCGTCGGCACGCCGCAATCGGAAGAAGCCTACGGCTGCATGATGCGCAAGGACGATCCGGCCTTCAAGGCGGTGGTGGATGGCGCGATCACCGAGCTCGAAAAGTCGGGCGAGGCCGCCAAGCTCTACACCACCTGGTTCGAGAAGCCGATCCCGCCGAAGGGCCTGAACCTGAACTTCCCGCTGTCGGATTCGATGAAGAAGCTGTACGCGAACCCGAACGACAAGGCGCTCGACTGA
- a CDS encoding amino acid ABC transporter permease → MSYHWNWGIFLSPVSTGEPTTYLGWLLSGFWVTIKVSLAAWVIALIVGSLFGVLRTVQDRRLSAIGTLYVSIFRNIPLIVQFFVWYLVVPELLPASIGTWIKQLPPGTQFFTASIVCLGLFTGARVCEQVRSGINALPKGQRAAGLAMGFTEWQTYRYVLLPVAYRIIVPPLTSEFLNIFKNSAVASTIGLLDLSAQARQLVDYTAQTYESFIAVTLAYVIINLVVMAFMRWVEAKTRLPGYIGGK, encoded by the coding sequence ATGTCTTACCACTGGAACTGGGGCATCTTCCTGAGCCCCGTTTCGACGGGCGAGCCGACCACCTATCTCGGCTGGCTGCTGTCGGGCTTCTGGGTGACGATCAAGGTCTCGCTCGCCGCCTGGGTGATCGCGCTGATCGTCGGCTCGCTGTTCGGCGTGCTGCGCACCGTGCAGGATCGCCGCCTGTCCGCGATCGGCACGCTGTACGTGTCGATCTTTCGAAATATCCCGCTGATCGTGCAGTTCTTCGTCTGGTACCTGGTGGTGCCCGAGTTGCTGCCCGCCTCGATCGGTACCTGGATCAAACAGTTGCCGCCGGGCACGCAGTTCTTCACCGCCTCGATCGTCTGCCTGGGGCTGTTTACCGGCGCGCGCGTGTGCGAGCAGGTGCGCTCGGGCATCAATGCGCTGCCCAAGGGCCAGCGCGCGGCAGGCCTGGCGATGGGCTTCACCGAATGGCAGACCTATCGCTACGTGCTGCTGCCGGTGGCCTACCGGATCATCGTGCCGCCGCTCACCTCCGAGTTCCTGAACATCTTCAAGAATTCGGCGGTGGCCTCCACGATCGGCCTGCTCGACCTGTCCGCGCAGGCGCGGCAGCTGGTCGACTACACCGCGCAGACCTATGAGTCCTTCATCGCGGTGACGCTCGCCTACGTGATCATCAACCTGGTCGTGATGGCCTTCATGCGCTGGGTCGAGGCGAAGACGCGCCTGCCCGGCTATATCGGAGGCAAGTGA
- the gltK gene encoding glutamate/aspartate ABC transporter permease GltK encodes MHDFDWSGIPGALPSLWTGAIVTLQITLLAIVVGIVWGTLLALMRLSGVKPLQWFSRLYVTVFRSIPLVMVLLWFFLIVPQVLQGVLGLSPTIDIRLASAMIAFSLFEAAYYSEIIRAGIQAVPRGQVNAAFALGMSYGQAMRLVILPQAFRAMVPLLLTQAIVLFQDTSLVYVISLADFFRTATNIGDRDGTSVEMVLFAGACYFVVCVLASALVKGLQKKVTR; translated from the coding sequence ATGCACGATTTCGACTGGAGTGGAATCCCGGGGGCGCTGCCCTCGCTGTGGACCGGCGCGATCGTCACCCTGCAGATCACCTTGCTGGCGATCGTGGTCGGCATCGTCTGGGGCACCTTGCTGGCCTTGATGCGGCTCTCGGGCGTGAAGCCGCTGCAGTGGTTCTCGCGGCTCTACGTCACGGTGTTTCGCTCGATCCCGCTGGTGATGGTGCTGCTGTGGTTCTTCCTGATCGTGCCGCAGGTGCTGCAGGGCGTGCTCGGGCTGTCACCGACCATCGATATCCGGCTCGCCTCGGCGATGATCGCGTTCTCGCTGTTCGAAGCCGCGTATTATTCCGAGATCATCCGCGCCGGTATCCAGGCGGTGCCGCGCGGCCAGGTGAATGCGGCGTTCGCGCTCGGCATGAGCTACGGGCAGGCAATGCGTCTCGTGATCCTGCCGCAGGCCTTCCGGGCGATGGTGCCGCTGCTGCTCACGCAGGCGATCGTGCTGTTCCAGGACACTTCGCTGGTCTACGTGATCAGTCTCGCGGACTTCTTCCGCACCGCCACCAACATCGGCGATCGCGACGGTACCAGCGTCGAGATGGTGCTGTTCGCGGGCGCCTGTTATTTCGTCGTGTGCGTGCTCGCCTCCGCGCTCGTCAAGGGTCTCCAGAAAAAGGTCACAAGATGA
- a CDS encoding amino acid ABC transporter ATP-binding protein — MISIKNVSKWYGQFQVLTDCTTEVKKGEVVVVCGPSGSGKSTLIKTVNGLEPFQQGEILVNGESVGDKRTNLSKLRSKVGMVFQHFELFPHLSITENLTLAQIKVLGRGKDEANEKGLKLLDRVGLKAHAHKYPGQLSGGQQQRVAIARALSMDPIAMLFDEPTSALDPEMINEVLDVMVELAQEGMTMMCVTHEMGFAKKVAHRVIFMDKGAIVEDDRKDEFFANPKSDRAKDFLAKILH; from the coding sequence ATGATTTCCATCAAGAATGTTTCGAAGTGGTACGGCCAGTTTCAGGTGCTGACCGACTGCACGACGGAAGTGAAGAAGGGTGAGGTGGTGGTGGTGTGCGGGCCCTCGGGCTCGGGCAAGTCGACCCTGATCAAGACCGTGAACGGCCTCGAGCCGTTCCAGCAGGGCGAGATCCTGGTCAACGGCGAATCGGTCGGCGACAAGCGCACCAATCTGTCCAAGCTGCGCTCGAAGGTCGGCATGGTGTTCCAGCACTTCGAGCTGTTCCCGCATCTGTCGATCACGGAAAACCTGACGCTCGCGCAGATCAAGGTGCTCGGCCGCGGCAAGGACGAGGCCAACGAGAAGGGCCTCAAGCTGCTCGACCGCGTCGGCCTGAAGGCGCATGCGCACAAGTATCCCGGCCAGCTCTCGGGCGGCCAGCAGCAGCGCGTGGCGATCGCCCGCGCGCTGTCGATGGACCCGATCGCGATGCTGTTCGACGAGCCCACCTCGGCGCTCGACCCCGAGATGATCAACGAGGTGCTCGACGTGATGGTCGAGCTCGCGCAGGAAGGCATGACCATGATGTGCGTGACGCACGAAATGGGCTTCGCCAAGAAGGTCGCCCATCGCGTGATCTTCATGGACAAGGGCGCCATCGTCGAGGACGACCGCAAGGACGAGTTCTTCGCCAATCCGAAGTCGGATCGCGCCAAGGACTTCCTGGCGAAGATCCTGCACTGA
- a CDS encoding class II glutamine amidotransferase, which translates to MCQLFGMNCAEPTDVTFSFTGFAARGGLTDHHKDGWGIAFFEDKACRLFLDHQSSATSPLAEMVKRYPIKSKNTIAHIRKATQGAILLENSHPFMRELWGRHWIFAHNGDLPGYAPTLEDGVYQPVGTTDSERAFCVLMQGLRDTFPGAQPPLPELFERLAELTEDITSHGVFNFLLSNGQALFAHCSTRLHYLVRRWPFSTAHLIDEDLSIDFAKYTTPEDRVAVIATQPLTDDEVWTAFEPGQLVMFQCGDVAASTRVKVPEIVLEKLRNPSLDPSASQNCQRAAAVAASTALGDVTLAAAAAEVAAGDDPTDF; encoded by the coding sequence ATGTGCCAACTCTTCGGAATGAACTGTGCCGAGCCCACGGACGTGACCTTCTCGTTCACCGGCTTCGCGGCCCGCGGCGGGCTCACGGATCATCACAAGGACGGCTGGGGCATAGCGTTTTTCGAGGACAAGGCCTGCCGCCTGTTCCTCGACCATCAGTCTTCGGCCACCTCGCCGCTGGCCGAGATGGTCAAGCGCTATCCGATCAAGTCGAAGAACACCATCGCGCACATCCGCAAGGCCACGCAGGGCGCGATCCTGCTCGAGAACAGCCATCCCTTCATGCGCGAGCTGTGGGGCCGGCACTGGATCTTCGCGCACAACGGCGACCTGCCCGGCTACGCGCCCACGCTCGAGGACGGCGTCTACCAGCCGGTGGGCACCACCGATAGCGAACGCGCCTTCTGCGTGCTGATGCAGGGCCTGCGCGACACCTTCCCGGGCGCCCAGCCGCCGCTGCCCGAGCTGTTCGAGCGGCTCGCCGAGCTGACCGAGGACATCACCTCGCACGGCGTGTTCAACTTCCTGCTGTCCAACGGGCAGGCGCTGTTCGCGCACTGCTCCACGCGCCTGCACTACCTGGTGCGCCGCTGGCCGTTCTCGACCGCGCACCTGATCGACGAGGATCTCTCGATCGATTTCGCCAAGTACACCACGCCCGAGGACCGGGTCGCCGTGATCGCCACCCAGCCGCTGACCGACGACGAGGTCTGGACCGCCTTCGAGCCGGGCCAGTTGGTGATGTTCCAGTGCGGCGACGTGGCCGCCAGCACGCGCGTGAAGGTGCCCGAGATCGTGCTGGAGAAGCTGCGCAATCCCTCGCTCGACCCTTCCGCCTCGCAGAACTGCCAGCGTGCCGCGGCGGTTGCCGCCAGCACCGCGCTGGGCGATGTCACGCTCGCGGCGGCCGCCGCCGAAGTCGCGGCCGGCGACGATCCCACCGATTTCTGA
- the pyrC gene encoding dihydroorotase — protein sequence MTAPNAAPAVSPVSSLTLARPDDWHLHVRDGAMLAAVLPHTARQFGRAIIMPNLKPPVTTTAQAEAYRSRILAAVPAGMRFEPLMTLYLTDNTPGDEIRRAKASGFVHGVKLYPAGATTNSDAGVTDLRKCAGALEAMQEVGMPLLVHGEVTNAEIDLFDREKVFIDRVMTPLRRDFPALKVVFEHITTKDAADYVRDADAAPGTLGATITAHHLLYNRNAIFTGGIRPHYYCLPVLKRETHRVALVEAATSGNPRFFLGTDSAPHEKNAKEAACGCAGCYTALHALELYAEAFDQVGALDKLEGFASFFGADFYGLPRASETVTLRRESWQLPATVEAGDTSVVPLRGGESIGWRLA from the coding sequence ATGACCGCTCCGAACGCCGCTCCCGCCGTGTCTCCCGTTTCCTCGCTGACCCTCGCCCGCCCCGACGACTGGCACCTGCACGTGCGCGACGGCGCGATGCTCGCCGCAGTGCTGCCGCATACGGCGCGCCAGTTCGGCCGCGCGATCATCATGCCGAACCTGAAGCCGCCGGTCACCACCACCGCGCAGGCCGAGGCCTATCGCTCGCGAATCCTCGCCGCCGTGCCGGCCGGGATGCGCTTCGAGCCGCTGATGACGCTCTACCTGACCGACAACACGCCCGGCGACGAGATCCGCCGCGCCAAGGCGAGCGGCTTCGTGCACGGCGTGAAGCTCTATCCGGCCGGCGCCACCACCAATTCCGATGCCGGCGTGACCGACCTGCGCAAGTGTGCCGGCGCGCTCGAGGCAATGCAGGAAGTCGGCATGCCGCTCCTGGTGCACGGCGAGGTGACCAATGCCGAGATCGACCTGTTCGATCGCGAGAAGGTCTTCATCGACCGCGTGATGACGCCGCTGCGCCGCGATTTCCCGGCGCTCAAGGTGGTCTTCGAGCACATCACCACCAAGGACGCGGCCGACTACGTGCGCGATGCGGACGCCGCGCCCGGCACGCTGGGCGCCACCATCACGGCCCATCACCTGCTCTACAACCGCAACGCGATCTTCACCGGCGGGATCCGGCCGCATTACTACTGCCTGCCGGTGCTCAAGCGCGAGACCCATCGCGTGGCCCTGGTGGAGGCGGCCACCTCGGGCAATCCGCGGTTCTTCCTCGGCACCGACAGCGCGCCGCACGAGAAGAACGCCAAGGAAGCCGCCTGCGGCTGCGCCGGCTGCTACACGGCGCTGCATGCGCTCGAGCTGTACGCCGAGGCCTTCGACCAGGTCGGCGCGCTCGACAAGCTGGAAGGTTTCGCGAGCTTCTTCGGCGCCGATTTCTACGGCCTGCCGCGCGCCAGCGAGACAGTCACGCTGCGTCGCGAGAGCTGGCAACTGCCGGCCACGGTCGAGGCCGGCGACACCTCGGTGGTGCCGCTGCGCGGCGGCGAGTCGATCGGCTGGCGTCTCGCGTGA
- a CDS encoding DUF3025 domain-containing protein, whose protein sequence is MNAGGGGARAAAPGFDAIDWAAPWLAPFAARGPRWQAAALAGEADWLAALGEDAAVAGIATGRGRLLRFIAQSELPPGVAYETQIAATGGVPTRHNLHDFFNALVWFAYPRFKAAINARQAAAIDTLGVGGARGGLRDALTLLDENGALFVCADPALGEALRCFGWQALFVEARAAWGRACELRLVGHALLEKLVQPYKACTAHAWIVAAPPAYFDWDEGARRGWLDAHVAAGFDARLPSSRGFAPLPVLGVPGWWPANQDPGFYEDAQVFRPGRRQPA, encoded by the coding sequence GTGAACGCGGGGGGCGGCGGCGCACGCGCGGCCGCGCCCGGCTTCGATGCGATCGACTGGGCCGCGCCGTGGCTCGCGCCCTTCGCGGCGCGCGGCCCGCGCTGGCAGGCCGCGGCGCTGGCCGGCGAGGCCGACTGGCTGGCGGCCCTGGGCGAGGATGCGGCCGTGGCCGGCATCGCGACCGGGCGCGGCCGGCTGCTGCGCTTCATCGCGCAGTCCGAGCTGCCGCCCGGCGTCGCCTACGAGACGCAGATCGCCGCCACCGGCGGCGTGCCCACCCGTCATAACCTCCACGATTTCTTCAATGCGCTGGTCTGGTTCGCCTACCCGCGCTTCAAGGCCGCCATCAACGCGCGGCAGGCCGCGGCGATCGACACGCTCGGCGTGGGCGGCGCGCGTGGTGGGCTGCGCGACGCGCTGACCCTCCTCGACGAGAACGGCGCGCTGTTCGTGTGCGCCGATCCCGCGCTCGGCGAGGCGCTGCGGTGCTTCGGCTGGCAGGCGCTGTTCGTCGAGGCGCGCGCGGCCTGGGGCCGGGCCTGCGAATTGCGGCTGGTCGGCCATGCGCTGCTCGAGAAGCTGGTGCAGCCCTACAAGGCCTGTACCGCGCATGCCTGGATCGTCGCGGCACCGCCCGCCTATTTCGATTGGGACGAGGGTGCGCGGCGCGGTTGGCTCGATGCCCATGTCGCTGCCGGTTTCGACGCGCGCCTGCCCTCGAGCCGCGGTTTCGCACCGCTGCCGGTGCTCGGCGTGCCGGGTTGGTGGCCGGCCAACCAGGATCCGGGCTTCTACGAGGACGCGCAGGTATTCCGGCCCGGGCGACGCCAGCCGGCCTGA
- a CDS encoding OsmC family protein, with protein MPVRNRIGKRWSTRMECKVSWMGQDGMAFVAETGSGHLVTMDGAPEGGGHNLAARPMEMVLLGTGGCTAYDVVLILKKSRQEVTGCSVSLKAERASEDPKVFTKIHFHFTVKGRNLNPTTVERAINLSHDKYCSASIMIAKTAELTHSFDIVAD; from the coding sequence ATGCCGGTTCGCAATCGAATCGGCAAACGCTGGAGCACACGCATGGAATGCAAAGTTAGCTGGATGGGCCAGGATGGCATGGCGTTCGTCGCCGAGACGGGCAGCGGCCATCTGGTGACGATGGACGGCGCCCCCGAGGGCGGCGGCCACAACCTCGCCGCGCGCCCGATGGAAATGGTGCTGCTCGGCACCGGCGGCTGCACCGCCTACGACGTCGTGCTGATCCTCAAGAAGAGCCGCCAGGAAGTGACGGGCTGCTCGGTGTCGCTGAAGGCCGAGCGCGCCAGCGAGGATCCCAAGGTGTTCACCAAAATCCACTTCCACTTCACCGTGAAGGGCCGCAACCTGAACCCGACCACGGTCGAGCGCGCCATCAACCTGTCGCACGACAAGTACTGCTCGGCCTCGATCATGATCGCCAAGACGGCCGAGCTGACGCATTCGTTCGACATCGTCGCCGACTGA
- the rplM gene encoding 50S ribosomal protein L13 translates to MKTFSAKAHEVTREWYVIDATDKVLGRVASEVARRLRGKHKPEFTPHVDTGDFIIVINASKLKVTGNKVLDKKYYRHSGYPGGIYETTFGKMQERFPGRALEKAVKGMLPKGPLGYAMIKKLKVYAEATHPHSAQQPKALEI, encoded by the coding sequence ATGAAGACGTTTTCCGCAAAAGCCCATGAGGTGACGCGCGAATGGTACGTGATTGACGCGACGGATAAGGTTCTCGGCCGTGTCGCCAGCGAAGTGGCACGCCGTCTGCGCGGCAAGCACAAGCCTGAGTTCACCCCGCACGTCGACACCGGTGATTTCATCATCGTCATCAACGCGAGCAAGTTGAAGGTCACGGGCAACAAGGTTCTCGACAAGAAGTACTACCGTCACTCGGGCTACCCGGGCGGCATCTATGAAACGACGTTCGGCAAGATGCAGGAACGCTTCCCGGGCCGTGCGCTCGAGAAGGCGGTCAAGGGCATGCTGCCGAAGGGCCCGCTCGGCTACGCGATGATCAAGAAGCTGAAGGTCTACGCAGAAGCGACGCATCCGCATTCGGCACAACAGCCGAAGGCGCTCGAGATCTAA
- the rpsI gene encoding 30S ribosomal protein S9 — translation MIGNWNYGTGRRKSAVARVFIKAGKGDIIVNGKPIADYFSRETSLMIVRQPLELTNHGQTFDIKVNVTGGGETGQAGAVRHGITRALIDYDATLKPQLSTAGFVTRDAREVERKKMGLRKARRAKQFSKR, via the coding sequence ATGATCGGTAACTGGAACTACGGTACGGGCCGCCGCAAGAGCGCAGTCGCTCGTGTCTTCATCAAGGCTGGCAAGGGCGACATCATCGTCAACGGCAAGCCCATCGCTGACTACTTCTCGCGTGAAACCTCGCTGATGATCGTGCGCCAGCCGCTCGAGCTGACGAACCACGGCCAGACGTTCGACATCAAGGTCAACGTCACGGGCGGCGGTGAGACGGGTCAAGCCGGTGCAGTGCGCCACGGCATCACCCGCGCGCTGATCGACTACGACGCGACGCTCAAGCCGCAACTGTCGACGGCCGGCTTCGTGACGCGCGATGCGCGTGAAGTCGAGCGTAAGAAGATGGGTCTGCGCAAGGCACGTCGCGCCAAGCAGTTCTCGAAGCGTTAA
- the erpA gene encoding iron-sulfur cluster insertion protein ErpA: MNAVTESAVTTATEMPLPFVFTDAAADKVKQLIDEEGNPELKLRVFVQGGGCSGFQYGFTFDEEVNEDDTVMVKNGVQLLIDSMSYQYLVGAEIDYKDDLNGAQFVIKNPNATTTCGCGSSFSV, translated from the coding sequence ATGAACGCTGTCACCGAATCCGCGGTTACCACCGCCACCGAAATGCCGCTGCCCTTCGTCTTCACCGACGCGGCGGCCGACAAGGTCAAGCAACTGATCGACGAAGAGGGCAATCCCGAGCTGAAGCTGCGCGTGTTCGTGCAGGGCGGCGGCTGCTCCGGCTTCCAGTACGGCTTCACCTTCGACGAGGAAGTCAACGAGGACGACACCGTGATGGTCAAGAACGGCGTCCAGCTGCTGATCGACTCGATGAGCTACCAGTACCTGGTCGGCGCCGAGATCGACTACAAGGACGACCTGAACGGCGCGCAGTTCGTGATCAAGAACCCGAACGCGACCACCACCTGCGGTTGCGGTTCGTCGTTCTCGGTCTGA
- a CDS encoding anhydro-N-acetylmuramic acid kinase, with product MAPNPAKRTQPGHPADGVYFGLMSGTSMDGCDGIAVRFAAGEPPAVLAEAFVGFADSLREALFALQQPGSDEIERESLAANALAARYAVCCHELQRAANLGPADVHAIGVHGQTVRHRPERGYTRQTNNPALLAELTHIDVIADFRSRDIAAGGQGAPLAPAFHATLFGSPEETRVVCNLGGISNITLLPAEGAHGGAGVRGFDCGPANALLDAWALRHLGKPYDEGGRFAARGRTDTALLAALLAEPYFDLPPPKSTGRDLFNPDWLETRLQAFAQVAPEDVQATLTTLTAVTVAREIARHAPDCRAVYVCGGGARNPVLMSALGDALAAAGLSASLDTTAALGVPPQQVEAIAFAWLAYRFTARLAGNIPGVTGAAGERVLGALYPR from the coding sequence GTGGCGCCCAATCCAGCCAAGCGCACCCAGCCAGGCCATCCCGCCGATGGCGTCTATTTCGGGCTGATGTCCGGCACCAGCATGGACGGCTGCGACGGCATCGCCGTGCGCTTCGCGGCCGGCGAGCCGCCTGCCGTGCTGGCCGAAGCCTTCGTGGGCTTCGCCGATTCGCTGCGCGAGGCGCTGTTCGCGCTGCAGCAGCCCGGCAGCGACGAGATCGAGCGCGAATCGCTGGCCGCCAATGCGCTGGCCGCGCGCTACGCGGTCTGCTGCCACGAGCTGCAGCGCGCCGCCAACCTGGGCCCCGCCGACGTGCACGCGATCGGTGTACACGGCCAGACCGTGCGGCACCGCCCCGAGCGCGGCTACACGCGCCAGACCAACAACCCGGCCCTGCTCGCCGAACTCACGCATATCGACGTGATCGCGGATTTCCGCAGCCGCGACATCGCCGCCGGCGGCCAGGGCGCGCCGCTCGCGCCGGCCTTCCACGCCACGCTGTTCGGCTCGCCCGAGGAGACGCGCGTGGTCTGCAATCTCGGCGGAATCAGCAACATCACGCTGCTGCCGGCCGAGGGCGCGCATGGCGGCGCCGGCGTGCGCGGCTTCGACTGCGGCCCCGCCAATGCCCTGCTCGACGCCTGGGCGCTGCGCCATCTCGGCAAGCCCTACGACGAGGGCGGCCGCTTCGCCGCGCGCGGCAGGACCGATACGGCCCTGCTCGCCGCGCTGCTCGCCGAACCCTATTTCGACCTGCCGCCGCCCAAGAGCACCGGGCGCGACCTGTTCAACCCCGATTGGCTCGAGACGCGCCTGCAGGCCTTCGCCCAGGTCGCCCCCGAGGACGTGCAGGCCACCCTGACCACGCTCACGGCCGTCACGGTGGCGCGCGAGATCGCGCGACATGCGCCCGATTGCCGGGCCGTCTACGTGTGCGGGGGAGGCGCGCGCAACCCGGTGCTGATGAGCGCGCTCGGCGATGCGCTGGCCGCCGCCGGGCTGAGCGCCTCGCTCGACACCACGGCGGCGCTCGGCGTGCCGCCGCAGCAGGTCGAGGCGATCGCCTTCGCCTGGCTGGCCTACCGCTTCACGGCGCGCCTGGCCGGCAACATCCCCGGCGTGACGGGCGCCGCCGGCGAACGCGTGCTCGGCGCGCTCTATCCGCGCTGA